The region TTCTTTCACCGCATCCTCTCTTTTTCCTGATCAATGCTTATGCAATCTCTTCTTCTGCCATCATGCTCGGAAATATAATGCAGGATTTGATGATTCAGCACAAAGGGAAAACCGAATACGGAGAACTTGCACTCAGAGAGAGCTTCGGTAAGCGTCTTCTGTCTACAGGAATCTATTCGAGATGGCAATCTCACTGATTATTTGTTCCTGACAAACACATTCAGTTCGTTAAATTTCTGGATTCCCAGAATATACATATATGCCGCAGCGGGAAGAAGTATCAGCCCGAAAATGTTCATATATGCTTCCTCAAACAGCTTGATAAGGGTAAGTGCTGCTATTAAAAAGGTACTTCCCGTTCGGAAATAT is a window of Candidatus Roizmanbacteria bacterium DNA encoding:
- a CDS encoding DUF202 domain-containing protein — its product is MKTTHFDTSLLQESNQELAVDRTVFAFERTALAYFRTGSTFLIAALTLIKLFEEAYMNIFGLILLPAAAYMYILGIQKFNELNVFVRNK